A genomic region of Nymphalis io chromosome 3, ilAglIoxx1.1, whole genome shotgun sequence contains the following coding sequences:
- the LOC126781175 gene encoding LIM domain-containing protein jub, producing the protein MDSSRRSNSDDQRCILGLQDLKISNKDENDTEQAHTASTSNTSAQAKARPVGAIESFTLDSAPTVRQDYSFYERSNVIAASKFATPKRVETIASINKRDINTTALPASPTRSIDSISQRSLSYQTEDLYEIPGNNNVQYPPPVYENIDYYGEQQLTQPPYYHQLYQNPPLVSEGYYNTRYSKAQPQVPVNNKAKSNPLVYENMLCPENEKKNEYKVQPNLDQQFIQQGSVPGPQVANSTLNRNSSLKLLNDKSKVDRVPPPPPYNPSADNSSSDYTVMKSAPPKYTDVSSLLKNNNSVSFDDKVVTIPSTAIYASIAPSAQRPKANIATEVQGPVSVPKYFHPKPPVGNGLAKAKPAPINGNYGASPKPIPTRMQIVEDTNGSDYVCMTGGSPAAAVAAANKDNVSLASETISSRNMVSGLTLCSPAQSPAPSPTPSSVSQVSGGSRGSGGRGKSLLPYSITPPRPPGPSEAQRKIEELTRQLEEEMERQDEEGEYFGICHTCGAGVTGAGQACQAMGNLYHTNCFICCSCGRALRGKAFYNVHGKVYCEEDYLYSGFQQTAEKCAICGHLIMEMILQAMGKSYHPGCFRCCICNECLDGVPFTVDVDNKIYCVNDYHRMFAPKCASCGKGITPVEGTDETVRVVSMDRDFHVDCYMCCFCGMQLTDEPDKRCYPLAGKLMCRVCHLSAIGASTGPGMPPAPHLSPASYQYMG; encoded by the exons atggATTCTTCGAGAAGAAGTAACTCTGACGATCAACGGTGTATCCTGGGTTTGCAAGATTTGAAAATATCCAACAAAGACGAAAATGATACTGAGCAAGCGCACACTGCCTCAACGTCTAACACCAGTGCCCAAGCAAAGGCTAGACCCGTTGGTGCGATAGAGAGTTTTACGTTAGATAGTGCTCCTACTGTTCGTCAAGATTACAGTTTTTATGAACGTTCAAATGTAATAGCAGCATCAAAATTCGCTACCCCTAAGCGCGTAGAGACAATCGCATCAATCAATAAACGTGATATAAACACTACAGCTCTGCCAGCCAGCCCGACGCGATCTATAGATTCCATTTCGCAAAGATCACTTAGTTATCAAACCGaagatttatatgaaatacCAGGGAATAATAATGTTCAATATCCTCCACCTGTGTACGAAAATATAGATTACTATGGGGAGCAACAGCTGACTCAGCCCCCTTATTACCACCAACTGTATCAAAATCCACCTTTAGTATCCGAAGGGTATTATAACACTCGGTACAGTAAAGCTCAACCTCAAGTGCCTGTTAACAACAAAGCTAAATCAAATCCATTGGTATATGAAAACATGCTGTGTCcagaaaatgaaaagaaaaatgaatataaagtaCAGCCTAATCTGGATCAGCAGTTTATTCAACAAGGCTCAGTTCCTGGACCACAGGTGGCTAATAGTACTTTAAACAGAAACAGTTCACTCAAATTGTTAAATGATAAAAGTAAAGTAGACAGAGTGCCACCTCCACCACCTTATAATCCATCAGCTGATAACTCTAGTAGTGATTATACAGTTATGAAATCTGCTCCACCTAAGTATACAGATGTCAGTTCCCTTTTGAAAAATAACAATTCTGTTAGTTTTGATGACAAGGTGGTTACAATTCCGTCAACAGCAATTTATGCTTCAATTGCCCCAAGTGCTCAAAGACCGAAAGCAAATATTGCAACAGAAGTACAGGGGCCTGTATCTGTGCCCAAGTATTTTCATCCAAAACCGCCAGTTGGGAATGGATTAGCAAAAGCGAAACCAGCACCAATAAATGGAAACTATGGTGCAAGCCCAAAACCAATTCCAACCCGGATGCAAATAGTTGAAGATACTAATGGGTCCGACTATGTTTGTATGACAGGTGGATCTCCTGCTGCAGCTGTGGCCGCAGCAAATAAAGACAATGTATCATTAGCATCTGAAACAATTAGTTCTCGTAATATGGTTTCTGGACTGACTTTATGTTCACCAGCTCAGTCTCCTGCCCCTAGTCCTACTCCCAGCTCAGTCTCTCAAGTATCAGGGGGTTCTAGAGGTTCTGGGGGACGTGGTAAGAGCTTGCTTCCATACAGTATCACTCCACCTCGACCACCTGGTCCTAGTGAAGCACAACGTAAAATAGAAGAGCTCACTCGGCAACTTGAAGAAGAAATGGAAAGGCAGGATGAAGAAGGAGAATATTTTG gtatATGTCATACATGTGGAGCTGGTGTGACGGGTGCCGGGCAGGCATGTCAAGCCATGGGAAATCTTTACCATACTAACTGTTTCATATGCTGTTCCTGTGGAAGAGCATTACGTGGCAAGGCATTCTACAATGTCCATGGCAAGGTGTACTGTGAAGAAGATTATTTG TATTCAGGATTTCAACAAACAGCTGAAAAATGTGCAATATGTGGTCACCTTATAATGGAAATG ATATTACAAGCTATGGGCAAGTCATACCATCCGGGATGTTTTCGGTGCTGTATTTGTAATGAGTGTCTTGATGGAGTTCCCTTCACAGTTGACGTTGACAATAAGATCTATTGTGTTAATGACTATCATCGTATGTTTGCACCAAAATGTGCTAGTTGTGGGAAAG GTATAACACCAGTGGAAGGAACTGATGAAACTGTTCGGGTTGTATCAATGGATCGTGACTTTCATGTCGACTGTTACATGTGCTGTTTTTGTGGAATGCAATTAACTGATGAACCCGATAAGCGCTGCTATCCTCTAGCTG gAAAACTAATGTGTCGTGTGTGCCATCTTTCTGCCATCGGAGCTTCCACAGGACCTGGCATGCCACCGGCACCACACCTTTCTCCAGCCTCTTACCAGTACATGGGGTAA
- the LOC126781176 gene encoding uncharacterized protein C18orf19 homolog A: MALSFRVLYRNNIYFQNITKPVKWNIKNNHPIRYLCNGIHYQNNVKNNALFTERELSTLYKPFRSCTTQSSKTTSIPPQDPEKKPGVIQRFKQMYKDYWYVLLPVHMTTSAIWFGGFYFFVRSGVDVISLLESIGISEKLLSPLKESSAGYFALALALYKLVTPLRYAVTVGGTTYAINRLTAIGWIRPVPSREQIRVIFQEKKDNIQDKFNESKQHYQTQFKEKGTHVMDEMRRYKTEMRNMKNKVKKM; encoded by the exons ATGGCACTATCTTTTAgagttttatatagaaataatatttattttcaaaacataaCCAAACCGGTAAAatggaatattaaaaacaatcatCCCATTAGATACTTATGCAATGGCatacattatcaaaataatgttaaaaataatgctttatttACGGAAAGAGAACTGAGCACACTATATAAACCTTTTCGATCATGTACAACTCAAAGTTCCAAAACTACAAGTATTCCACCACAAGATCCAGAAAAAAAGCCAGGTGTTATACAAAGATTTAAGCAAATGTATAAAGATTATTGGTACGTCCTATTGCCGGTGCATATGACAACATCAGCTATTTGGTTTGGTGGCTTTTACTTCTTTGTTAGAAG cGGTGTAGATGTTATAAGCTTGTTAGAATCAATTGGAATTAGTGAAAAATTGTTATCGCCTTTAAAGGAATCAAGTGCAGGATACTTTGCACTGGCTCTGGCCCTATATAAGTTGGTGACACCTCTAAGATATGCTGTCACtgttg gtGGTACAACCTATGCCATAAACCGGCTGACAGCCATTGGTTGGATAAGACCTGTACCTTCTAGGGAACAGATAAGGGTCATTTTCCAAGAGaaaaaagataatattcaaGACAAATTCAATGAAAGCAAACAACACTATCAAACTCAATTTAAAGAAAAGGGTACACATGTAATGGATGAAATGCGAAGATATAAAACAGAAATGcgtaatatgaaaaataaagtaaagaaaATGTAG